Within Vicia villosa cultivar HV-30 ecotype Madison, WI linkage group LG1, Vvil1.0, whole genome shotgun sequence, the genomic segment taCCATACAAACATAAGCAGTTTACAACAAGTAAatgccaacaacaacaacaacctataCAATTTTTCTTCAGAACAAATTCATCAATGGCATATCACAATTTTGTCAAAAATGATCCAAAACCCAACAATTCAACATATCACTGAAAATTCATATAATCCCAATCTTACATACCAACTATCATAATCCCGGTTATAAGATtcaaaccccacccttacctgatTGGATTGAAGGTAGCTCGAACTTTTCCGGTTGAAACTGAAACTTCGATTTTGACAGCAATCTCCTAATTTTCTCCTCTCCCAATTTGCCTCAAAACCCTTAGTGTGCTAAAACTGCTACGTGAATGGttgttttggttttttgtttgttttactgCTACCTCTAACTTTCCACTACTGTAAACCTAATAAACTAATGGGCGACTTACCACACGTGCACACAGTATCCATAATTAGCCcacttaatttaattaaattaactcCCCTTTTACTCTGTGTCTCATattttccggtctaatcttaattactcggaaaattcccaaaacgatAGATGtcactctaataatatttctaatactaaaaatattaaaattctcgattaaatatcgatctgCTATCCCGATTTAGtatcgactaaatcgtcccaaaacgcaaaaaattcaataaatatcccaaatgactaaattaagcaaattatCATTTTTCTGggagttacaactctcccccacttaaaacaATTTTCATCCTCGAAAATTTACCTAATTCAAACAACTCGGGATAGGATCCctgcatcttgctctccaatttCCATGTCATGCTTTCTTTGGCAGCTCCCAACCAATCGACTTTCACTAATGCAATCTCTTTTCCTCTTAGAGTCTTCATTTCACGATCTGTGATCTGAACAGGCTTAGTTTCTACAGTAAGGTTATCACGTACTTGCACGTTGTCCATTTGAACTACATGAGACGTATCTGAAATGTACTTCTGGAGTtatgacacatgaaacacatcatgcaaatttaaAAGATTCGGCGGTAACGCCACTGTGTAAGAAACTTTCCCAACTCTGTTCAAGATCTGATACGGACCGATAAAATGAGAAGTGAGCTTCTTAGATTTCAATGCTCGCCCAACACCAGTCACATGCGTGACTCTCAAAAACACGTGATCACCAACTAGGAATTCCAATTCCTTCCTTCGTTAGCGTGATAACTCTTCTGtctactctgagaagctttcatcttctcccgaATCAACTCCACCTTCTCAGTAGTTTCTCGAACAGTTTTCGGTCTAAGTACTACACTTTCTCCAGATTCATGCCAACATAgtggagtcctacacctccgaccatacaacgcctcaaaaggtgccattccaatactcgaatggtaactattatTATACATGAACTCGATCAACGGAAGATGGGTATTCCACGAACCTCTCTGCTTAAGAACACATGCCCTCAATAAATCCTCTAAGGACTGAATAGTTCTCTCGGTCTGATCATTCGTATGCGGATGATACACCGAACTCAAACTTAatttagaacccaacgcctcttgcaaactcttccaaaaatcagaagtaaACCTCAGATCTCTATCTGACATAATACACATACGAAcgccatgcaacttcacaattacTCTCGTATAAATCTCTGCCAACTTTGCAACTGGATATGTGAtgtaataggtataaaatgagccGACTTCATAAGCCTATCAATAATCACCCATATCAAATCATGTCCTCTTACAGTATTAGGTAATCCTGTCACAAAATCCATCGAAATGTTATCCCATTCCCACTCCGGAATCTCTAACGGTTCCACTAACCCTACAGGCTTATGGTGTTAAACCTTCGGTTTTTGACAAGTTAAACGCGCATACACAAACTGTGCCACACCACGCTTCATCCTAGGCCACCAAAACATATTCTTCAATTCctgatacatctttgtagctcctggatgaatactcaacttACTTCTATGACTTTCTTCAAGAATGGTCTTTTTCATTTCCGTATTATCAAGAATACAAATTCGATTGCAGAATATCAACACACCCTGCTCATCAAACTTGAAATCATTATTCTCAACTTGAGCAATTCCAACCATCGAATCTACCAGTTTCACATCCAATTTCTGAGCCTCTCTAATACCGTCCAGAAAATCATTATTAATTTTCAGCATCCCAAACATAACACTCTGCGGTGTCACTTCGCACACTAAACTCATATCTCTGAACTGCTCAATTAATTCCAACTCCTTGACCATCATTGCTGACATATGCAAGGTCTCCCGGCTTAAAGTATCAACCACcacattagcttttcctggatgatagTTCAAgccgaaatcataatcttttaacaattctaaccaccttcgttttctcatattcaactctttctgatcaaagaaatactttaagctcttatggtcactaaatacttcaaacctcaaaccatagagataatgtctccaaatcttcagCATAAAAACAACTACAGCAAGCTCTAAGtcatgcgtaggatagttcttTTCATGAGTCCTCCactgtctcgatgcataagcaacTACCTTATCATTCTGCACAAGTACACCTCTTAAACCCATCTtggaagcatcacaatataccacgaAAGGTTCTCCCGGGTTAGGCAATATCAAAACCGGAGCCGAcatcaatcttttcttcaactctGCAAAACTCTCTTCGCATTGCACATCCCACACAAAGGCTTTACCTTTACTAGTCAACTTAGTCAACGAAAGTGCCAACTTAGAGAAACCTTCGATAAACCTTCTATAATAACCAGCTAACCCCAAAAAGCTTCTAATCTCGATAGCCGACTTTGGAGTTTCCCATTGCAACACAACATCTACTTTGGATGGATCCACAGAAACGCTACTATCTAAGATAACATGACCAACAAAACTAACatccttcaaccagaattcacatttagacaactTTGCATACAACTTCCTCTCTTTCAATACCTCTAACATTGTTCTTAAATGCTCTGCATGCTCTTCAGCTGACTTAGAACAaatcagaatgtcatcaataaataCAACCACAAAACGATCCAAGTAAGTATGAAAGAtacgattcatatactccatgaatactctCGACGCATTtgtaacaccgaaaggcatcattgaatactcataatgtccataccgcATTCTGAAAGTCGTCTTCTAAACATcttcatctttcactttaatctgatgatAATCcaacctcagatcaatcttgctgaACACACTAGCACCCacaagttgatccatcaaatcatataTTCTTGGAAGcagatacttattcttaattgtcactttattcagctgtctataatcaacacaaagtctcatacttctgtctttcttctttactaacaatacTGGAGTTCCCCACGGTGATACACTTGGTCTTATAAACTTCTTTTCTAACAGCTCTTCCAACTGGTTCTTTAATTCCGACAGTTCAGATGCAGACATCTTGTATggtgccatagaaacaggtctggtaccaggtacaagatcaatagcaaattccacttctctctctAGCGGTACATCTGGAATCTCATCTGGGAAAACTTCAGGGAATTCTTGCACCACCTGCAATTCATCAATTTTAGCTTGATTCTAAATCGATAACGACGCCATCAATGAGAACATCTCAGCTTCTTCCTTCAGTAACTTTCGCAATTACCTAGGCGATATTAACCCAGCTTCTTCCTCTTTAGCAGTTAAAAACCCCCCTGACTTGTTATAACAATTAATATAAACATAGTTATGCTCTAACCAATTCATACCTAATATCACGTCCAACCCACTTAATGATAAACAAATCAAGTCAACAACAAAGTCTTTGTCGAAGATCGACAAAGGACACTTTAAACACACAAGAGAAATAGTCACTGATCCCTTAGCTGGAagatcgacaaccatctctccaTTCATAAAAGATAACACAAGACTCAATCTTTCAACACAATTAGCAGCACTAAAAtaatgagtagcaccagtatcaaaAATAGTAACTAAAGATGTACTATttatgaaacaagtacctctgataaGTCTGTCCTCATTGCCTGTCTGAGTACCATCCAAAGCAAACACTTTTCCACCAGCTTGTGCCTTCTTCGGTTTCTAAAACAGATTACCAACAACCATCTCTCCATTCATAGAAGATAACACAAGACTCAATCTTTCAACATAATTAGCAGCACTAAAAtaatgagtagcaccagtatcaataatagtaactAAAGGTGTACTATttatgaaacaagtacctctgataaGTCTGTCCTCATTGCCTGTCTGAGTACCATCCAAAGCAAACACTTTTCAGCTTGTGCCTTCTTCGGTTTCTAAAACAGATTACCAATATGTCCTTCCTCACCACAGTTAAAGCAAACCATCTCTTTACGTTTGCAATTAGACATTGCATGTCCAGTCTTACCACAACGGAAACATTTCTTAATCTCAACATTACAAACATTACTcttgtgacctgcctttccacatttGAAACAAACAATATTAGCAGGAGCGTCTCCCCCACTAGTCCTCTGACCCGGGGCAGCTCTCTGTTTGCCCTTGCCAGTTAGAGCATCATAAGGCTTGCCACGTTGCTGATGTTGCTTGCCTCTCCTGTCACTAACAATCTTGTAGTGAGCATTGTTATCCTCTTCAGAAATTCTGCAACTGTCAACCAACTCA encodes:
- the LOC131648919 gene encoding uncharacterized protein LOC131648919, yielding MTVTEYAAKFTELAKFYLHYDGEGVEFSKCIKFENGLRSKIKKAIGYQKIRVFLELVDSCRISEEDNNAHYKIVSDRRGKQHQQRGKPYDALTGKGKQRAAPGQRTSGGDAPANIVCFKCGKAGHKSNVCNVEIKKCFRCGKTGHAMSNCKRKEMKPKKAQAEKCLLWMVLRQAMRTDLSEKPKKAQAGGKVFALDGTQTGNEDRLIRGTCFINSTSLVTIFDTGATHYFSAANCVERLSLVLSFMNGEMVVDLPAKGSVTISLVCLKCPLSIFDKDFVVDLICLSLSGLDVILGMNWLEHNYVYINCYNKSGGFLTAKEEEAGLISPR